In the Thalassoglobus sp. JC818 genome, one interval contains:
- a CDS encoding serine/threonine-protein kinase — translation MSESESSDNLDHSQLVGLPRRVESHARVPLETVASNFLDQVRSGQPVDLESFIKKHPEMEDELREFLPLIMAMEGWKAEKENQVVRHPLPDEFDISHLGNCKIIREIGRGGMGVVFEAEQAPINRRVAVKLLPWKFKQETNWSQQFHREARTAAQLQHPNIVPVFSFGEEDGRLYYVMPLIEGVGLDKLIAYWKGVDSTVDVEDLITTVHGKEFGQENRAAKSHSGSSRKLLKRDNWPQIVKLAVQIVNAIRYAHRQGTLHRDIKPGNLLLDRSGTVWVADFGLALGRERFLDDQFFPVAGTLRYMAPEQFDGITNELTDIYSFGATLYELCTLQPAFDSTSKSEMIRQITTSNPPTPRSINPSIPTRLEAVIRKCLDRSPNRRYLTANELYGELLKLVSELSHEPKGLWRQIRDWF, via the coding sequence ATGAGCGAATCTGAATCGTCAGACAATCTCGACCACTCTCAGCTTGTTGGGCTGCCTCGTCGAGTTGAGTCACACGCCCGCGTGCCGCTGGAGACAGTTGCTTCAAACTTTCTGGATCAAGTCCGCAGCGGCCAGCCGGTCGATCTGGAATCGTTCATCAAGAAGCACCCTGAGATGGAAGACGAACTCCGTGAGTTCCTTCCGCTGATCATGGCAATGGAGGGGTGGAAGGCCGAGAAGGAAAATCAGGTCGTCCGACATCCGCTTCCCGACGAATTTGATATTTCTCATCTCGGGAACTGCAAGATCATTCGCGAGATTGGCCGTGGGGGCATGGGTGTTGTTTTCGAAGCAGAGCAAGCCCCAATCAACCGGCGAGTCGCAGTGAAGCTCCTTCCATGGAAGTTTAAGCAGGAAACGAATTGGTCTCAGCAGTTTCACCGCGAAGCCCGAACAGCAGCGCAGCTGCAACATCCAAATATCGTTCCAGTCTTCAGCTTTGGCGAAGAGGACGGACGGCTTTATTACGTCATGCCGCTCATTGAAGGAGTTGGCCTCGACAAACTGATCGCTTACTGGAAAGGTGTGGACTCGACCGTTGATGTCGAAGACTTAATCACGACCGTTCATGGCAAAGAGTTTGGCCAAGAGAACAGGGCGGCTAAGTCACATTCAGGGAGTTCGAGAAAACTCTTGAAACGAGACAACTGGCCGCAAATCGTCAAGCTAGCTGTGCAAATCGTCAATGCCATCCGCTACGCCCACCGGCAGGGAACATTGCATCGCGATATCAAACCTGGAAACCTGCTGCTCGACCGTTCTGGAACCGTCTGGGTTGCAGATTTTGGACTCGCTTTGGGACGAGAACGCTTTCTCGACGACCAGTTTTTTCCCGTGGCAGGAACGCTCAGATACATGGCTCCTGAACAGTTCGACGGGATCACGAATGAACTGACGGACATCTACTCTTTCGGAGCGACACTCTACGAACTTTGTACGCTTCAACCAGCTTTTGATTCGACTTCAAAATCAGAGATGATCCGCCAGATCACGACATCGAATCCGCCAACTCCCCGGTCGATTAATCCGAGCATTCCAACTCGACTGGAAGCAGTGATCCGCAAGTGCCTCGATCGGAGCCCGAACCGCAGATACCTGACCGCCAACGAACTTTATGGAGAGCTTTTGAAGCTTGTCTCCGAGCTATCCCACGAGCCCAAAGGGCTGTGGCGACAAATTCGCGATTGGTTTTAG
- a CDS encoding sulfotransferase family protein — MDGSKVFCIGFHKTGTTSLANALTLLGYRVTGPNGVRDPEIAQNVHSMAFDLAEKFDAFQDNPWPILYREMDLRFPGSKFILTLRDSQSWIKSQVKHFGEKETPMRRWIYGVGCPVGNEETYIQRYEKHNREVLAHFKDRSKDFMTLDLSHGDGWEQLCRFLGKDVPDVEFPHANKAADRERKQSSWFRMFRRLRLRKAS; from the coding sequence ATGGACGGATCGAAAGTGTTTTGCATTGGCTTTCACAAGACCGGGACGACAAGTCTTGCAAATGCTTTGACGTTGCTCGGGTATCGGGTAACCGGCCCTAACGGCGTGAGAGATCCGGAGATCGCACAAAATGTCCATTCGATGGCGTTCGATCTCGCTGAGAAATTCGACGCGTTTCAGGACAATCCGTGGCCGATTCTTTATCGCGAAATGGATCTGCGGTTTCCGGGAAGCAAATTCATTCTGACGCTGAGAGATTCCCAATCGTGGATCAAAAGCCAGGTCAAGCATTTTGGTGAGAAAGAAACACCAATGCGTCGCTGGATTTATGGAGTTGGCTGCCCTGTTGGGAACGAAGAGACCTACATTCAACGCTACGAAAAACACAATCGAGAAGTTCTCGCCCACTTCAAAGATCGTTCGAAAGATTTCATGACCCTCGACCTCAGTCATGGAGACGGCTGGGAGCAGCTTTGCCGCTTCCTCGGAAAAGATGTCCCGGATGTCGAATTCCCTCACGCCAACAAAGCGGCCGATCGCGAAAGAAAGCAGTCGAGTTGGTTTAGAATGTTCCGTCGTTTGAGACTTCGAAAAGCAAGTTAG
- a CDS encoding sulfotransferase produces the protein MSIFYEGPATPSQNPLHRLVKKFTNLANIPLANLSNRGVFFERFKTHVVMCGFPRSGTTLCQLMIQTCSENVQAFPKEERALRVTKYVIKREPTVVSKRPNDIFDLDQIRASYNRFPATPRFVLFTRDPRAVLTSMHENVPGEYYVSVDRWKSIWTEWTRQTHQQDVLTIKYEDLVTNADSVQQQIAAHTGLEFTQPFTSFHQNVPAGFDKAALNGVRPLETKSIERWRGAQHRDRIAELLDSFPELTDRLIDLGYESDDAWATEYRESLRTNAA, from the coding sequence ATGTCGATTTTCTACGAAGGCCCTGCCACACCGTCGCAAAACCCTTTGCATCGACTGGTCAAGAAGTTCACAAACCTTGCGAATATTCCGCTTGCGAATCTGTCCAACCGAGGCGTTTTCTTCGAGAGATTCAAGACTCATGTCGTGATGTGTGGCTTTCCGAGAAGTGGAACAACTCTCTGTCAGTTGATGATTCAGACGTGTTCGGAAAACGTTCAGGCTTTTCCAAAAGAAGAACGTGCATTGCGTGTCACGAAATACGTGATCAAGCGAGAACCGACAGTCGTCTCAAAACGCCCGAACGACATTTTCGATCTCGATCAGATTCGTGCCAGCTACAACCGCTTTCCCGCAACTCCTCGCTTTGTGCTCTTCACACGTGATCCCCGCGCGGTGCTGACATCGATGCACGAAAATGTTCCCGGCGAGTATTACGTTAGCGTCGACCGGTGGAAAAGCATCTGGACGGAGTGGACACGCCAGACGCATCAACAAGACGTCCTGACGATCAAATACGAAGATCTCGTCACCAATGCTGACAGCGTTCAGCAACAAATTGCAGCACACACGGGACTGGAATTCACTCAGCCGTTCACCTCATTTCATCAAAACGTGCCTGCCGGATTTGATAAGGCAGCGCTCAACGGTGTCAGACCGCTTGAGACCAAGTCGATTGAACGCTGGCGAGGTGCTCAGCACCGAGATCGTATTGCCGAACTTCTTGATTCGTTTCCCGAACTGACGGACCGACTAATCGATCTGGGATATGAATCAGATGATGCATGGGCAACTGAATATCGAGAATCACTACGCACCAACGCCGCTTGA
- a CDS encoding arylsulfatase — MRKPLLNLCVAIVLSTLVSSSVEAEDRPNIVLIMCDDMGFSDIGCYGGEIRTPNIDRLAREGMRFTQFYNNAKCTTTRASLVTGLYPRRTGSLLNSEMVTIPEVLGKSGYHNVLSGKWHLGSRAPHRPSDRGFDSYYGLLDGCCNFHDPSIPDPDFKGGRVRWFGEDDERITSFPEGFYTTDAFSNYACEAIQESVEAEKPFFLHVCYTAPHYPLHAKPEDIAYYRGKYLNGWSSLRQQRYERQLEMGLLDPAWELPPPDPEVEDWDSLANREYMDHLMATYAAMIECMDRGIGQILETLEDQGVSQNTVVMFLSDNGGCAELPGGLDESRVPGVKDYYTCVGPGWAYAQNTPFRRYKQWVHEGGISTPFIVRWPERVAENSWCREVGHIIDVLPTCVELAGAEYPSEYNGENIHPADGISLLPLFDGQTRTGHEQLCWEWNGNRAIRRGDLKLCWDKKVQEWELYNIVDDRTEMNDLASAHPELVEQMSQQWFDWADETGVRHKKD, encoded by the coding sequence ATGAGAAAACCGCTGTTGAATCTGTGTGTGGCGATCGTTCTGAGCACTCTTGTGTCCAGTTCAGTAGAAGCGGAGGATCGTCCCAACATCGTCTTGATTATGTGTGACGACATGGGGTTTTCTGACATCGGATGCTATGGAGGCGAGATTCGGACTCCAAACATCGACCGCCTGGCACGGGAAGGAATGCGATTCACGCAGTTCTACAACAACGCGAAGTGTACGACGACCCGTGCATCACTTGTGACCGGATTGTACCCGCGAAGAACTGGATCGCTCTTAAATTCGGAGATGGTCACGATTCCCGAAGTTCTCGGGAAGTCAGGGTATCACAATGTGCTGAGTGGGAAGTGGCATCTTGGAAGTCGGGCTCCGCATCGGCCATCTGATCGCGGATTTGATAGTTACTATGGTCTCTTAGATGGCTGTTGTAATTTTCACGATCCCTCAATTCCGGACCCTGATTTTAAGGGAGGCAGAGTTCGCTGGTTCGGCGAAGATGACGAGCGGATCACATCGTTTCCTGAAGGATTTTACACGACCGATGCCTTCTCGAACTATGCGTGTGAGGCGATTCAGGAATCTGTTGAAGCAGAGAAGCCCTTCTTTCTGCACGTTTGCTACACAGCCCCTCATTATCCTCTGCATGCCAAGCCTGAAGACATCGCTTACTATCGTGGAAAGTATCTGAATGGCTGGAGCAGCTTGCGACAGCAACGCTACGAGCGGCAGTTGGAGATGGGGCTTCTTGATCCAGCGTGGGAACTGCCTCCGCCAGACCCTGAAGTCGAGGATTGGGACTCTCTAGCCAATCGAGAGTATATGGATCACCTGATGGCGACTTACGCTGCCATGATTGAATGTATGGATCGCGGCATCGGACAGATTCTGGAGACGCTTGAAGATCAGGGTGTCTCGCAGAATACAGTGGTCATGTTTCTCTCTGATAACGGAGGGTGTGCGGAGCTGCCTGGCGGGCTCGATGAAAGCCGCGTCCCCGGAGTTAAGGATTATTATACCTGCGTTGGACCGGGTTGGGCGTATGCACAGAACACTCCGTTTCGTCGATACAAGCAGTGGGTTCACGAAGGGGGAATCTCGACGCCATTCATCGTGCGGTGGCCAGAACGAGTTGCTGAGAATTCATGGTGCCGAGAAGTTGGGCATATCATCGATGTCCTGCCAACCTGCGTCGAACTCGCTGGAGCGGAATATCCTTCGGAATACAACGGCGAGAATATTCATCCTGCGGATGGAATCTCGTTACTTCCGCTTTTTGATGGACAAACACGGACCGGACACGAGCAATTGTGCTGGGAGTGGAACGGAAACCGAGCCATTCGCCGAGGTGACTTGAAGCTCTGCTGGGATAAGAAGGTCCAGGAATGGGAGCTCTACAACATCGTCGATGATCGGACCGAGATGAACGATCTCGCGAGTGCACATCCCGAGCTAGTCGAACAAATGTCTCAGCAATGGTTCGACTGGGCGGACGAGACCGGTGTGCGTCATAAGAAAGACTAA
- a CDS encoding phospholipase D-like domain-containing protein: MTAQEFREILSQTLDDQRLSRGERKALKSVLKDMRPAQTELDVYRHEAFDLVRETLPTALDKGAVIDWLEDVIRTLRPAEEKGHVVETEAYFSPGNRCRSRIRSLLRQSRNAVDICVFTITDDEISEVIAETHNRGIAVRIITDDEKSSDTGSDIERLASIGIEVAIDNSPYHMHHKFALFDESILLCGSYNWTRSAADHNEENIVITNDDHLVDSFHKLFQDMWIRYR, from the coding sequence ATGACTGCACAAGAATTTCGCGAAATTCTCTCCCAGACACTCGATGATCAACGACTGTCACGAGGGGAACGGAAAGCGCTGAAGAGCGTGCTTAAAGACATGCGGCCAGCTCAAACTGAACTTGATGTCTATCGACATGAAGCCTTCGATCTGGTTCGAGAAACTCTTCCGACAGCCCTCGATAAGGGTGCGGTCATTGACTGGCTGGAAGACGTCATCCGAACCCTTAGACCAGCCGAAGAGAAAGGACACGTTGTCGAGACAGAGGCTTACTTCAGTCCGGGAAATCGGTGTCGCAGTCGGATTCGATCTCTTCTGAGACAATCGCGAAACGCAGTCGACATCTGTGTTTTTACGATTACCGACGACGAAATTTCTGAAGTCATCGCTGAGACTCACAATCGCGGAATCGCTGTCAGGATCATCACCGACGACGAAAAGTCATCGGACACGGGATCGGACATTGAACGTCTGGCATCAATCGGAATCGAGGTCGCGATCGACAACAGCCCGTATCACATGCATCACAAATTTGCATTGTTCGACGAGTCGATCTTGCTCTGCGGGAGCTACAACTGGACGCGTTCCGCAGCCGATCACAACGAGGAAAACATCGTGATCACGAACGACGACCATCTTGTCGACTCGTTTCACAAACTGTTCCAGGACATGTGGATTCGTTACCGTTAA
- a CDS encoding sulfatase-like hydrolase/transferase has translation MNRFSALLPRLSLMILCLTSFDAALATAPNIIIVVVDDLGYGDLSSYGATDLQSPHLDKFFSEGMRFTEFYANCPVCSPTRAAILTGKYQDLVGVPGVIRTHADNSWGNLVDHAVLLPTVLKQAGYNTACIGKWHLGLEAPDRPNDRGFDLFHGFLGDMMDDYYHHRRHEQNYMRLNDETIDPDGHATDLFTTWACNYIDEQSKQDSPFFLYLAYNAPHTPIQPREDWLKRVQAREPNIDESRAKLVALIEHLDDGIGQVLSRLDEAGEAENTLIFFTSDNGGQLNVGANNGPLRDGKQSVYEGGIKIPAGVRWVGQIPPGTVSDFRVLTMDIFPTACEAAGIEVEKSWNLDAASFLPTCLGNDQSELRDLWFFRRREGGNRYGGKTIEAVRRGNWKLLQNSPFEPLELYNLENDSQEQNNLAEKAPRIFNELSAALRQEIQRYGTVPWQ, from the coding sequence ATGAATCGCTTTTCAGCTTTGTTGCCTCGACTCAGCCTGATGATTCTTTGCCTCACGTCCTTTGATGCCGCCTTGGCCACAGCACCGAACATCATCATTGTTGTCGTCGATGACCTCGGCTATGGAGACCTCAGCTCTTACGGAGCGACAGATCTTCAATCTCCTCATCTGGACAAATTCTTCAGTGAGGGAATGCGATTCACTGAGTTCTATGCCAACTGCCCGGTCTGTTCGCCGACACGCGCAGCCATCCTAACCGGAAAGTACCAGGATCTCGTCGGCGTCCCCGGAGTGATTCGAACTCATGCTGACAACAGTTGGGGAAATCTCGTCGATCATGCTGTCCTCCTACCCACAGTTCTAAAACAAGCAGGTTACAACACAGCTTGTATTGGGAAGTGGCACCTCGGACTTGAAGCCCCTGACCGCCCTAATGATCGTGGATTCGATCTGTTCCACGGCTTTCTGGGAGACATGATGGACGACTATTACCACCATCGCCGTCACGAACAAAATTACATGCGACTCAACGACGAGACAATCGATCCCGACGGACACGCGACCGACCTGTTTACAACATGGGCCTGCAATTACATCGACGAGCAATCAAAACAAGACAGCCCATTCTTCCTCTACCTGGCTTACAATGCTCCACATACTCCGATTCAACCGAGAGAAGATTGGTTGAAGCGTGTGCAGGCACGTGAACCGAACATTGATGAGAGTCGTGCAAAACTCGTGGCGTTGATTGAACATCTCGACGACGGAATTGGTCAAGTTCTCAGCCGTCTGGACGAAGCTGGAGAAGCCGAAAACACTCTTATTTTCTTTACATCCGACAATGGGGGGCAACTCAACGTCGGTGCGAATAACGGACCGCTTCGAGATGGAAAGCAAAGTGTGTACGAAGGGGGAATCAAGATTCCCGCCGGAGTTCGTTGGGTCGGCCAAATTCCACCCGGAACAGTTTCCGACTTTCGCGTTCTCACGATGGACATTTTCCCGACAGCTTGCGAAGCGGCCGGGATTGAAGTGGAGAAAAGCTGGAACCTCGATGCAGCTAGTTTTCTGCCAACGTGTCTCGGGAATGATCAATCAGAGTTGCGAGATCTCTGGTTCTTCCGACGCCGGGAAGGGGGCAACCGCTACGGTGGTAAGACGATCGAAGCTGTCCGACGAGGAAACTGGAAACTGCTTCAAAACAGCCCGTTCGAACCTCTCGAACTCTACAACCTTGAAAACGACTCCCAAGAACAAAACAACCTGGCTGAGAAGGCACCGAGAATCTTTAACGAACTCAGTGCCGCTCTCAGACAGGAAATTCAACGATATGGAACAGTCCCGTGGCAATAA